In Larimichthys crocea isolate SSNF chromosome XI, L_crocea_2.0, whole genome shotgun sequence, the sequence taaatattgaaatatttatatttaacatttaatctgtgtctataataaccagatcctgaaatgtactatatgtatacatatagtatacacacacacacacacacacatacacacatatatatgtttatgtatatatgtctatggttatatgtttatgtatatatgtctatggttatatgtttatgtatatcgGATCGgacaaacctccacagtcagcatgatagagagagagagagagagagagagtcaatgactgtctgacagacattttctcatttgactttatctttcatcattttctctcGTCTtcttaacagcagcagctgaaggactTCCCCCCTCCTTCACTGTCAGAGCTGGACAGGAAGTCACTTTGCCTTGTGGAAATGTGATAGACGATCAGAAAAACTGTGACAGTACAACATGGGTGTTCATTGATTCAAGTCAGAGAGCATCAGTAGAGCTGATTGACCATGGACAGATTGATAaatctaaatcagacagactgagtgttaCACAGAACTGTTCTCTGGTTATAAAGAATGTCACAGATGAAGATGCTGGACTTTACTACTGTCAACAATACAAAtcaggacaaagacaaagaccaGTCTCTgatgtttatctgtctgtggttaccagtgagtatttccatcatcatgttttcagctcaaactgtgaaacatcacaataattatgattatagtgatgaagtgaattttactcttgttgtctttctctcacaatATCTCCATCTTCACCAGTGACTGAACACAAGATCACTGATCAGGTGGAGTGGTCCTGCTCTGTGTCGACATATAATGGATGGTGTTATTACACAGTGAAGTGGCTGTTTGTCGGTACCAATGTGGATAAATATCACAAAGATCTGCAGACATCACAGTCTGGCTGCTCTGCCTATGTGCGCCTACAGTCTTCTCATTTCATGCACACATCAAACTCTGACTTATTG encodes:
- the LOC109136832 gene encoding uncharacterized protein LOC109136832; its protein translation is MVDFKWILIALLQFTAAAEGLPPSFTVRAGQEVTLPCGNVIDDQKNCDSTTWVFIDSSQRASVELIDHGQIDKSKSDRLSVTQNCSLVIKNVTDEDAGLYYCQQYKSGQRQRPVSDVYLSVVTMTEHKITDQVEWSCSVSTYNGWCYYTVKWLFVGTNVDKYHKDLQTSQSGCSAYVRLQSSHFMHTSNSDLLKCEVTDGDKVQLFPFRLQPSGEKPGDDTTTTKPRPEPTTKLPRKRKTRTTTPTPTTATKPKTKPTPAPTTDSCMKRGTIMTASPISDDSANLKYKK